In Microbulbifer sp. THAF38, the sequence CCACTATCCTTCCAATCAAAAAGAACACCGTTCAGTTTTTCCAGGCGCGAAATAGGCTTATCAATCTTGCGAACATTGGTTTTAAGCATCGGATCCGAACCTACCGAGCTCGACTGCCAATACACATGACCATCAGCATGGAAATTACCACTGGAAACATCAAATAAATATTTCGTCGTATTGCCAGACCGTATATATAAATCACCGGTGTAAAGACTTAAATAACCGTGGCTTCCGTTATGCATTAGGCTCATATCAGAATCGTTTCCCCAGCGCGTCTCTTTACCGTCCTGCCACTGACTATGTGCAGCTATCGTATCGTCAACGTCTGAGCGAATAAATTGCCAACCGTGCAGACTGTCCACAGTATCTGCATTGCCTGCTGTACTGGCAGTATTGGCACTACCGGCGCTAGCGGCATAACTATTACTTAAATTAAGTGATAGGTTGCCATTGGCATCAAAACTGGCTGAGCCACTGCCATTACCGACGATCGAGACAGTACCGCCAGACTGAACTGCGCCAATTTCCGCGGCTGTTGGCTTTTGCTCTTCATGATAGATTTTCTTATGGTTACCGTAAGTTAAGCCTACGGAATGTTTAACGTATGCTGCACTGGGTTCTGTGGACTGCCAGGTAGCATCGTTGTTATAAGCAATAGTTACACCTTTAGATTTACTTGCACCGACCTCAAAAACACTCACTCCAAAATGATGAACGGATTTTTGTACCCACAATTCAACTGGTTGACTATGTCCCTCACAAATTAACCGAAATGCATCATCTTTAAAGGCACTACCATGATTAAAGGTAAAAGAAATTCCGCTATCTGCCACTAAGGCATTTGGCACATTCTGCTGGCAAACATGAACCGTCACCATAGCGTGACCACGAATTGCAGAACTAAAATTAGTTAGCAGCAATACTAAAGTCGCATTGGCATGAATACTATCTGGCATATAAAAAGTAGCTATTTTTGCCCAGTAGTATTTGCTATCTAAACCTGCATTTTGCAGATTACATACATGGCGCCCCAGCCCCTCGACAGGAAAAGGACCAGTATTTTCTTTTATACCATCGGTATAGATAACTTGTAAGCTACCATCGACCAATACCTCAATACTGGAAATACCCCGACCACTATCCCCTTTGGGACCAGACAGGGTACCTATAACAGCCCAGGTTCCGTTTGTTTTTCGGTGTAGATTTTTACTAAGGCTATCGAGCTCCACATAATGCTCTCCATTCCGGCCTAAACTAGCATCCGGAATTCCGTCACCAGCCAAAATACCAAGACCCTGCTCCCCCTGAATCCCCTGGATACCTTGGATACCCTGATCACCTTTATTTCCCATTGCGCCCTGTGGACCTCGTAAATTACGCAGTTTCGTCCAGCGGTTATCGCTTTTACCATACAAGTCGGCACTGTCATAATCGAAATATTGGTCGTCATTTTTGCCGAGGCCCACGGTGGGTACACCACTGCCCCAGTGGATTGTTGCTCCCTGGGGCCCCGTTGGGCCGGATGGACCTGCCACACCGCTCTGTGCCAGTGTTAATTTCTGTGTAATTTCGCTCATAGTCTTCTATTGGTAAAACAGTGGTTTACGGCGCCAAAATGACGCTGTTAGATATTAAGTAGTAACTATTATTAACAACAAATAAAAAAGGTCGTATCAAGAAGGACCAGGGAAACAATATAAATTACTTACGTGAAATATATAAATTATTAATAATGGGTTTACGTTAAGCCAGGAAAATGGTCATTTTTAAACATTACTCAATGTTTTGCTTTACTCACAACCCTTCGCTGTAGCTTTTTAACGACCTTCTCTTGCTGTTGGAAAGCTATCGTTTGCTGCTTTAGTCGGCTATCAAGATCTTTACACACCTCAACCAATAAACCGATGACTGCATTATAGTCTGCTTGATCATAACGC encodes:
- a CDS encoding tail fiber domain-containing protein; this encodes MSEITQKLTLAQSGVAGPSGPTGPQGATIHWGSGVPTVGLGKNDDQYFDYDSADLYGKSDNRWTKLRNLRGPQGAMGNKGDQGIQGIQGIQGEQGLGILAGDGIPDASLGRNGEHYVELDSLSKNLHRKTNGTWAVIGTLSGPKGDSGRGISSIEVLVDGSLQVIYTDGIKENTGPFPVEGLGRHVCNLQNAGLDSKYYWAKIATFYMPDSIHANATLVLLLTNFSSAIRGHAMVTVHVCQQNVPNALVADSGISFTFNHGSAFKDDAFRLICEGHSQPVELWVQKSVHHFGVSVFEVGASKSKGVTIAYNNDATWQSTEPSAAYVKHSVGLTYGNHKKIYHEEQKPTAAEIGAVQSGGTVSIVGNGSGSASFDANGNLSLNLSNSYAASAGSANTASTAGNADTVDSLHGWQFIRSDVDDTIAAHSQWQDGKETRWGNDSDMSLMHNGSHGYLSLYTGDLYIRSGNTTKYLFDVSSGNFHADGHVYWQSSSVGSDPMLKTNVRKIDKPISRLEKLNGVLFDWKDSGRGSGGLMSPDIRKALPRTVYKSKLKKNGRRYDQADYNAVSGLLVEVCKDQEHRLQQQDKAFKKQSNIIDQLQNIIKDIQVQVRKIH